A stretch of Gouania willdenowi chromosome 21, fGouWil2.1, whole genome shotgun sequence DNA encodes these proteins:
- the LOC114455233 gene encoding basic salivary proline-rich protein 3-like isoform X3 has translation MAMPLESSKVEKKLCHASCQTDPVQIFPNDARVILHVKDFPPLFLKVADLQGTTHSHNYHSLDQSTQPTPTLIQDTCITTAFSQVIKSKPPTFGLEIKSEPPTFGLEIKSEPPTFGLEIKSESPTFGREIRSEPPTFGREIRSEPPTFGREIRSEPPTFGREIRSEPPTFGREIRSEPPPFGHEIRSEPPTFGHEIKSEPPTFGLEMKSEPPTFGRDIKSEPPTFGLEIRAEPPTFGLEIKSEPPTFGREIKSEPPTFGLDIKSEPPTFGLEIRAEPPTFGLEIRAEPPTFGLEIKSEPPTFGLEIKSEPPTFGLEIRAEPPTFGLEIKSEPPTFGREIKSEPPTFGLDIKSEPPTFGLEIRAEPPTFGREIKSQPPTFGREIKSEPPTFGREIKSEPPTFGLEIRAEPPTFGREIKSEPPTFGREIKSEPPTFGREIRSEPPTFGREIRSEPPTFGQEI, from the exons ATGGCTATGCCTCTAGAATCATCCAAAGTGGAGAAAAAG CTTTGCCACGCATCGTGCCAGACGGACCCAGTGCAAATCTTCCCAAATGATGCCAGAGTTATCTTGCACGTCAAGGACTTTCCTCCTCTTTTTCTAAAAGTAGCAGATCTACAGGGCACAACTCATTCCCACAACTATCACAGCTTGGATCAAAGCACCCAACCTACCCCCACCTTGATTCAGGATACATGTATTACCACCGCATTTAGTCAAGTGATCAAATCCAAACCACCAACATTTGGTCTAGAGATTAAATCTGAACCACCAACATTTGGTCTAGAGATTAAATCTGAACCACCAACATTTGGTCTAGAGATTAAATCTGAATCACCAACATTTGGTCGAGAGATTAGATCTGAACCACCAACATTTGGTCGAGAGATTAGATCTGAACCACCAACATTTGGTCGAGAGATTAGATCTGAACCACCAACATTTGGTCGAGAGATTAGATCTGAACCACCAACATTTGGTCGAGAGATTAGATCTGAACCACCACCATTTGGTCATGAGATTAGATCTGAACCACCAACATTTGGTCATGAGATTAAATCTGAACCACCAACATTTGGTCTAGAGATGAAATCTGAACCACCAACATTTGGTCGAGATATTAAATCTGAACCACCAACATTTGGTCTAGAGATTAGAGCTGAACCACCAACATTTGGTCTAGAGATTAAATCTGAACCACCAACATTTGGTCGAGAGATTAAATCTGAACCACCCACATTTGGTCTAGATATTAAATCTGAACCACCAACATTTGGTCTAGAGATTAGAGCTGAACCACCAACATTTGGTCTAGAGATTAGAGCTGAACCACCAACATTTGGTCTAGAGATTAAATCTGAACCACCAACATTTGGTCTAGAGATTAAATCTGAACCACCAACATTTGGTCTAGAGATTAGAGCTGAACCACCAACATTTGGTCTAGAGATTAAATCTGAACCACCAACATTTGGTCGAGAGATTAAATCTGAACCACCAACATTTGGTCTAGATATTAAATCTGAACCACCAACATTTGGTCTAGAGATTAGAGCTGAACCACCAACATTTGGTCGAGAGATTAAATCTCAACCACCAACATTTGGTCGAGAGATTAAATCTGAACCACCAACATTTGGTCGAGAGATTAAATCTGAACCACCAACATTTGGTCTAGAGATTAGAGCTGAACCACCAACATTTGGTCGAGAGATTAAATCTGAACCACCAACATTTGGTCGAGAGATTAAATCTGAACCACCAACATTTGGTCGAGAGATTAGATCTGAACCACCAACATTTGGTCGAGAGATTAGATCTGAACCACCAACATTTGGTCAAGAGATTTGA